CGTGTTTTTCGCCACTCCTCGAGCGTGATTGCCTGGCTGTGATTCAGGTTATTCGCAAACGCAGCCCGCGCCTGTTCAGAAATTTCCGGCGAATCAAAACGGATCATCAGTTCATAATTGATCTGCAAACTGCGCTGGTCGAGATTCGCCGACCCAATGTAAACCACGTCGTCGACAATGATCAGCTTGGCATGCAGGATCTGCGGCTGGTATTCAAAGATTTCCACACCAGCGTTGAGGAATCGGCGATACAGCGACCGGCCGGCGAGCTGTGACACCACAACATCCGACTTCCCCGCGAGGATCAACTGCACGCGCCCGCCTCGACGGACAACACGAGCCAGCGCGCGCCGCAAAGCCCAGGTGGGGAGAAAATAGGCCGCGATGATTTTAACGTCGCGCGCCTGGGCGATGTCCTTCGTGAGCGCGCGTTTGATTGGACTTCGGCCGCGGCCAGGCCCGCTGAGGAGGATCTGCTCAGCCCGCCCGGGCACCGCCCGTTTTGCGTTGAACCGCCGCAGCCGCATGAAGGGTTTGTGCCGAAACGCTGCGCGGTCGAACATCTCATCGAATGACGCGGCGAGACGCACCGCAAGCGGCCCTTTCATTTTCAGGCCGAGGTCGCACCAGCCGCAACGAACTCCATCGCCCTCGTACTTTGTGGATATGTTGAACCCACCCACATAAGCCGTGTGATCGTCGCACACCAGAAGTTTGCGATGGTTGCGAATCGACATACGCCGGAGCACGACCGGATTGAACACGCGCACTTCGCCTCCACAAGCCTGGAGCGGCGCCCAGAACTCGGCAGGCACTGCAAGGGAACCCAACCCGTCCACCAGGACCTTCACCGACACGCCGCGCTCGCAGGCGCGCGCCAAGGCGTCGCGGAACCGCTGTCCAAGTGCATCGGCGGCGTAAATGTAGGTCTCAAGCCGCACCGAAGTGCGCGCTGCATCGATCGCCTCGAGCATGCTGGGAAAAACTTCATCACCGGTGCAAAGCCAGTTGCATGTGGTGTCTTCCTGAACGGCTGACATCGACGGGAGACTAGGAGGAACAGGGTTGGAATTCAATGGGTCCTTCGCCGGGTGCCCTTGCCTACCCGGTGAAACAGCCCATGGCTCTCAAACCGCCTGAAATCGAGGATGAATGATGAAGTTGATCGCCACGGGCACGATTGATTACGTCGTTGTCGGGCATCGCGGCATTGGCGCCATATACCGCCTGACGAATGGAATGGTTTATCGCCAGTGTCACCGCGCCGCACAGCGAATGGAACCGGGCAGCCCCGTGCGAATCTGGTCGCGCGGCGCTCAACTTCTGATCCAGTTCGAGGAGCAAGGCGGTTTGATCAGCGTTGAACAGGTTGTTTGCGCCCCTTCCCGATTGATGGCCTGACCTCCTCGCGCTGCGCGCTCCTGCAGGCAAAGCGAAATTATTTCCAACCTTTTCCAAGTTAAGGCATCTATACCTTTGTGCGCACCCTTCTGAGTCTCATTACGTTTGTCCTTTGCCTGGTCGCGAGTCATACGCAGGCGGCCCATACCCAGGCCCGTCTGCTTCTCTCGGCGACCTCTGCAAAACCTGGAGACACTGTGACCGCTGGGATTCACCTGCAGATGGATCCGCACTGGCACACGTATTGGAAGAATCCCGGGGCGTCAGGCATTGCCACTGAAATCAAATGGTCGCTGCCTGCCGGAATTACGGCAGGCGAAATCGAATGGCCTGCACCACAGAAACTGCCGCCCGACGACCTCCTTACCTATATTTACGAAGGTGAAGTTGTTCTGGTCGTTTCGTTGCAGTTGTCCCCCGACCTGCCGGCAGGCGAGCATTCCATCCAGGCAAATGTTTCCTGGCTGGAGTGCAAGGAACAATGCATCCCCGGCAGCGCCCAGGTCTCGGGCTCCTTGAAGATTGGTGAGGCTGCCATCGCCTCTGCGGACAGCACTGTTTTGAAAGCGTGGCGGCAGCGAGTTCCGTCGAACTTCGCGGGAACCGTCGCAGCCCATTGGGAAGAGGCGGTTTCCGAGAAGATCCGGCCTGTCGTGCTGGAATGGAGTGCGACGGGCACCGGACCTGCGGATTTCTTTCCATTCGCGTTTGAAGACTTCGAGGTCCAGGGCTCCGTGGAAAATCTAAAGGCGCCCTCGGGCAAGATTCGCATTCGCAAGCTGGTGAAGCGATTTGAAGGCGAATGGCCGCAACAGATTGCCGGACTTGTCGTCGAGGGCGCGGGTGGATCTCAGAAAGCCTGGCGTGCGTCCATTTCGATAAGCGACGCCGCACCCGCAGACGCGTCCGCCACATCAGCGACGCCGGGCCTGTGGCAAATGTTGCTGTATGCCTTCCTGGGCGGAATGATCCTCAACATCATGCCCTGTGTGCTGCCCGTCATCGCGCTGAAGATCCTCGGGTTCGTGAGCGAGTCGCAAAGCCACCCGGGCCATGTGCGGAAACTGGGATTGATTTACGGACTCGGTGTTCTTTGTTCCTTCCTCGTACTCGCCGCAATCGTGATCGGCTTCAATGCGGCTGGCAAACAAGCGGGTTGGGGCATGCAGTTTGGCAGCGGTCCCTTCGTCGTCGGGCTCACGATCCTCGTCACTCTGGTCGCCCTGAGCTTGTTCGGTGTTTTCGAAATCAATCTCGGATCGCGTGTCATGGGCAGCGCGGGAACGCTGGCGTCGAAGCAAGGATCCGCGGGCGCCTTCTTCAATGGCGTGCTCGCAACGATCCTTGCGACCCCGTGCACGGCCCCGTTTCTCGGCCTCGCGCTGGGATTCGCGTTCGCGCAACCTCCCGCCATCATCGTGCTGATGTTCCTCACGATCGGAGCCGGGCTGGCATTTCCTTATGTGTTGCTGGCGTTTCAACCGGGATGGTTGCGATTTCTTCCGCGACCCGGCGCCTGGATGGAACGATTCAAAATAGGCATGGGATTTCCAACGCTCGCGACTGCGGTGTGGCTGTTCAGCCTTACTCAAGCGCACTATGGAAACGGGGTTTTATGGATCGCCATGTTCCTGGTGATCGTTTCGATGGCGGCGTGGATATATGGGGAATTTGTGCAACGCGGACGACAGCATCGTGGCCTCGCGGCCGGGGTTGCATTGGGCGTGCTGGCGCTGGGTTATGCATTCACCCTTGAATCGCAACTTCAATGGCGCCAACCCGCCGCCGCGGGCAATCGCACGATCGAGCAAAAAAGTGGGGGGCTCGCGTGGGAACCCTGGAGCCCTGAGGCCGTCGCCGAAGCCCAGGCTGCAGGGCGTCCGGTACTCGTGGATTTCACGGCTGATTGGTGCCTCACGTGCCAGGCCAACAAGAAGTTTGCCATCGAGGTTCCGTCGGTTGAGGCGAAGTTGCGTGAGATCAATGGCCTGGCGTTGATGGGCGATTACACTTTGTTTCCGCCTGCCATTCGCGAGGAATTGCGGCGATACAACCGCGCGGGAGTTCCACTCGTCCTGGTTTATCCCGGGACCTCGGGCGCACAACCGGAAGTCTTGCCTGAGGCCCTCACACCCGGACGCGTTTTGAAGGCGCTGGAATCGGCTCACGCAAAGAAATCCTGAAACCTCCCGAATGTGCGTGCGTCTTATCGCTTGCTTAACCCAAGTTAACCGAAAGGAAATATGAGACGCGCTATTGCATTGCTGGCATTTGTCGGACTTTCAACCGCAGCCTTCGCGGGCGCCGAAATCGGCAAACCCGCTCCCGAGTTTGAGGCCAAGGATATCAACGGCAAAACTCACAAGCTTAGTGATTACAAGGGAAAGATTGTCGTGCTTGAATCGTACAATCTGGATTGTCCCTTCTGCGCCAATCATTTCAAGACAGGCGCCATGCAGGAACTGCAGAAAGACGTGACTTCGAAGGGCGGCGTCTGGCTGGTCGTGAATTCTGTTAATCCGAAAAACGGCAGTTATCGCGCCCCTGAAAAAGCGCGCGCCGAATGGGAAAAGCAAAAGATGAACGCGACCGCATGGCTGGATGACAGTTCAGGCACGATCGGGAAAGCGTATAACATGCAGACCACGCCGCACATGTATGTGATCGACGCGTCTGGAACGCTTGTCTATAACGGCGCCATCGACGATAAGCGTGCTACCAACCACGACCCGCGCGCTGCCAAGAATTACGTCAAGGAAGTTTTTGGCAAGCTGCAGGCCGGCGAGAAGGTCGAACCATTCGAAACCAAACCTTACGGCTGCAATGTGAAGTATTGATTGCGGAAAAAAAGATCGAGTCCCCCACGGCGGCGCCTTCAAGGCGCCGCTTGTTTTTTGCGAGATAATCGTTGCTCAATGCGAGTGGGGTCCGCCACCGCAGCAACGTCCGCAACCACCCCCTCCGCCCTTGCGCGGGGCAGGCGATGCGGCCTGGGAACCGCCGGCACTCGACGCAAAGATTGAAAATTTCTTCGCCAGCCTGGTTGAACCGCAGTGAGGGCAGGCGGTGCCTTCCCAATCGTTGGAGCGAACAAGGATTTCGCTGTCCCGATCGCATTTCTCACAATGGAATTCGTAAATCGGCATGAGTGAAAAATAACCGGACCGGCGCTGAAGCTCAAGTGGGCCCCGTTCGCATCCCGCACATCCGAGTAGCAAGGCGCCCTATTCAGCCCGGGAAGGCGGTACCGTATGTTCCCCGCACAACCACTCGTGAAATCCCGGGAATGCCTGGAGCAGGCTCCCAAAACATCGGAGAATCGCCATGCGAAAGAGACTTGTTAGCCCGCTTCTCAGCGTCGTCATCGGATCTGTGCTCACTGCCGGCTGTATCAACTCGCATCGCGACCCGGACCGCGTTGTTATCGTTCCTGGCCAACGAATCGTAGTCACCGAAGAACCACCGCCCACGCGAATGGAAGTGATGAGCACAGCGCCGGGATCAGAGCACGTGTGGATCGCAGGTCATTGGATGCGCGCAAACCAGCGTTGGGTATGGGTGCCAGGACATTGGGAAATGCGCCCGAAGGTGGGTGCAACCTGGACTCCGGGACGCTGGGACAAAGATCCTGACGGCAAAGGCTGGGTCTGGGTGCCCGGCCATTGGGATTGAATCTCAGAAGAAATGATAGGGCTGTCTGCTGCTGCCGGCCCGGTAACCAACTTTCAGGTCCTGCAATTTGCGCCAGGACACATGCGAATCGAGAAACAAGCTGTTCACGCCCGCGGGAGTGCTGCCATCCCGATGAGGCGGGCGGTAAGCCCCGCCGTATTGAGGCGGTACGTTCTCGCTGGGAACAACGAAGTTGTAGGGGCGCGTGTTGTTCAACGATAGCAGATCGTCACTTAAAATGACCGTGTCGCTCGGCCGATTTGTTTCCGTCGTGGCCCCGATAAAACGGAACCCGTTTTCTCCTGTGCGCTGATCGGCTGCATAACGTTTGGTATAAAGGCTCATTCCAATGATGCGACGATCCGGCGTGAAATCCCACCAACTCCAGCTTTGGCCGGGAAGAGGCTTAAATGCGTCGATTTCGTTCACGCTGTTCATCAAGCCCGCGCAGTAGAAAAGCTGACGCGTCGAGCCGTTTGCCAGGAACAGATCGATATAGCGTCTCGTGACGTCATGTGCCCAGTCGCCAAACCCCGGGGGGCGGGCATCAGCTGTCGCCGTCGGTTCCTGTGGCAGCTTGTCGCGGCTTTCCGAAGCGTACATGAACATCGTCACCCCAAGCTGCTTCATGTTGTTCATGCACTTGATCCGGCGTGCCTTCTCCTTGGTTTTTGCCAAGGCCGGCAAGAGGAGGGCAGCGAGGATCGCTATGATCGCGATGACAACCAGGAGTTCAATGAGTGTGAAACCGCTTTTATGGCGGGGAAACGACGGGGGGTGAATCGTGTTCTTCATGGCTGGGTAGCAAACCCAGCATAGGCAGCACGATAATCGTGTCAACGTGAGCGGGCCGCCGCAGGATAACCAATAATGGTTACATCAAATGGTGGAGTTTATCGGCTCCGCCGCCGCGTCGCGAAAACGGCTGCCACTGTGAGCAGTGCGATGGCCGTCGGCTCGGGGATTACGCTGATCACAACATTGTCCAGAATAACCCGGTTGCCTGCAGCCAGCGGAAAACCCGTGCTGTTGAAACTCACGCTGTTAATGCTGATCGCCAGAGTCGGATCCCACACCCATGCACCCGTCAGGGTGCCCTGCCCCAGGTTGAGATCGAGGTGCGTGAAGCTCCCGTCAGCCGGCAGAACTGGATTGAAACGCGTTTCCCAAACCTTGTCGCCCGAAAACTGAGTGACAAAGAGTCCGAGATCGGGAGCGACAGTCGCGCCAAACAAGGCGATGTCGAGCGACAAGGTGATGTCGCCGGGCGCGAATGCAGCCAGCGAGCCAGCTGGGACGATGTCGGATCGGCCGACGCCCGCGTAGAAATACCAGTCCGTTCCAAACGCGCCTGACGCGTCCACATTCATCTCGAGAGCCTGAGAACCGCCGATGCCGCTGGACTGTACTGTTAGCGAAGCCGTGACGCTGCCGGGTCCATGAAATGACCACCAATCGGCAGGGTTCACGGTTCCGGTTGCAAACGATTGAAAGTCCTCGCTGTAGAGAGTTGCTGCCGAAGCAGGCAATACACTGCCCGCCAGGGCTGCCACGGCGATCAAAAAAATCAAATTCATAACTGGTTTCGCTTCACTTCGACGGCATGGATTCGCGGCGGACTGGACCGGGGTGATTTTACTTCCGGAAGCCGTGAGGCCCTGCATTCGTCGAATCTGAGTATCGGAGTTTGGCGTTCCAGCTGAAGGCCGGGATAAAAAAGATTCGACAGAATGCCGGACGAACTGAAGATTTCAGGGTGCCGATTTACGAATACGAATTGTGCGAAGGCGACTGCAAGGCCTGCGGCGGCCGCTTCACCTTGAGACGCCCCCTTTCGGCCGCCCCGCTCACGCAGTGTCCTGCCTGCAAAAAGCCGGTTCGCAAGGTGATTTCCAGTTTCAACTCTCCGATAAAGCTGAAGCCACTTTCCGTTACCGACGCGAAGAAAGCAGGCTTTACCGTATTAAAGCGGGTGAACAAAGGGGAATACGAACGGCAATAAGCAGCAAACTCCTGCGGGGAAAAACGTTGCGCCGGTCGGCGGTTTTTGGCTTTATCAGGCGGTTTTCGGGCGGCAGACGCGTGCAGGAGCCGGATTCCAGCGGTTTGCGGCCGGGTTCCGACGCTGGTGCGCAGTCATGAAACGAAGCCGGATGCAGATTTTTTACTCGGGGCACGTGCAGGGAGTCGGCTTTCGCTATACCGTGAAAACTGTCGCCGCCGGGTTTGAGGTCGTTGGATCGGTCCGCAATCTCGCCGATGGCCGCGTGGAACTCGTGGCTGAGGGATTGAGGGAGGAATTGGACGCCTTCCGGGAAGCCATACCCGATGCCGGGCTGGCGCGTTTCATCCGAAATGAAGACGTTAGCTGGGGAGAAGCTGCGGGCGGGTTCCGCGGGTTTGAGATTTTAAGATAACAATGAAGTTCGCGATAATAGCCGACATTCACGCCAATCTGGAGGCGTTTCAGGCCGTTTTGGAAGACATCAAAACGCAGAAATGCACGCACTACGCCTGCCTCGGCGATGTCATCGGCTACAATGCCGACCCGAAGGAATGCCTCGATATTGTCCGCAGCATGAACATTCCCTGTGTGAAGGGGAATCACGATGAATACTGCTCGACTGACGGCGCACTCGATGGCTTCAATCCCGCCGCTGCGGAAGCAGTGAATTGGACGCGGCAACAATTGACCGAGGAAGACCGGCAGTGGTTGCGCGATCTTAAGTATGTCCGGATGGTCACCAATTTCTCGATCGTGCATGCCACCCTCGACGGCCCCCAGCGCTGGGGTTATGTGTTCGACAAGCTGGCTGCTGCAGCCAGCTTCACCTACCAGAACACTTCGGTCTGTTTCTTCGGCCACACGCACGTTCCCGTGGCGTTCATGCGGGACAGCGTTGTGCGCGGCGGCACGTATTCAAAGTTCAAAATCGAACCAGGCAAAAAATACTTTGTGAACGTTGGCGCTGTTGGACAGCCCCGTGACAACAATCCCAAGGCAGCTTACGTGGTTTACGATGTGGATGAAGGAACCATCGAACTGCGCCGCCTGGATTACGACATTGCGGCCGCCCAGCGGAAGATTCTTGCCGCAGGTTTGCCTGAGAGGCTGGCAGAACGCCTTGCCTACGGGCGTTAACCCGCCGACCCGCCCACGTCTGACCGTGCGATGGGCAACCCGGCTGCGCGTTGAAAATTCTCATTCTCAAGCCGAGTTCCCTCGGTGATGTCATTCAAGCGCTGCCAGTTCTTCGGCTCCTCAAGCTGCACTGGCCGAAGAGCGAAATCTACTGGTGGATTGATTCCAGCCTCGCGCCGCTTCTTGAGAGTGATCCAGATCTTAAAGGCGTTGTCCGGTTCCATCGCCGCCGCTGGGGATCACCCATTCGTTGGCCGGAAATGCTGCGAAGCATTCTCTGGCTTCGCGAGCAGCGCTTCGACTACGTCATCGACCTGCAATGTCTTGCCCGCAGCGGGGCCTTTGCGTGGCTGTCACGCGGCGAGTCGTTGATCGGGCTGGATGAAGTCCGGGAGGGCGCGCGTGGATTCTATGATTTTGCCGCGCAGCGGCCCTCGTATTTCACGCACGCCGTCGATTGGTATCTTGAGACGCTCAGGAAGATCGGAGTTCCCGTTCACTTCAATTTTGAGTGGCTGCCGATTCGGGCGCAGGTTTTGCAATCGCTGCAGGAGCGCTGGCAAACAGATCAGTTTCGCTGGATCGTTCTTCAGCCCGGCGCCCGCTGGCGGAACAAACGCTGGCCCGCGGAGAACTTTGCCGAAGTAACCCGGCAACTCGCGTCCGCAAATCCTGAATTGCGCTTTGCGGTTCTCGGAGGTTCCGACGACGCCGAAATGGGACGTCAGATCGCTCTGGCTGCTCCGGATCGCTGCCTGGATCTTACGGGGAAATTGTCGCTGCCGGAAATGATCGAGTGGATTCGCGCCTGTGAACTCATGATCAGCAACGACACGGGACCCATGCATGTTGCGGCCGCGCTTGGCAAACCGGTGATTGGAATATTTGGCCCCACGGAACCGCGGCGCACCGGGCCGTACGGTCAACTCGATCGGGCGCTGCAAACCGAACTGCATTGCGTGCCCTGCATGAAACCGTTCTGCGTCAATCCGGTGCAACTCGAATGCCTGCATCGCATCACGCCCGCCGCAGTCCTGGCGCAAGCTAGGCCGCTTCTCGAATCGCGCTGAATAAATTCCGCGCTGCTGGCGTCGGTTCAAC
Above is a genomic segment from Verrucomicrobiia bacterium containing:
- a CDS encoding phospholipase D-like domain-containing protein is translated as MSAVQEDTTCNWLCTGDEVFPSMLEAIDAARTSVRLETYIYAADALGQRFRDALARACERGVSVKVLVDGLGSLAVPAEFWAPLQACGGEVRVFNPVVLRRMSIRNHRKLLVCDDHTAYVGGFNISTKYEGDGVRCGWCDLGLKMKGPLAVRLAASFDEMFDRAAFRHKPFMRLRRFNAKRAVPGRAEQILLSGPGRGRSPIKRALTKDIAQARDVKIIAAYFLPTWALRRALARVVRRGGRVQLILAGKSDVVVSQLAGRSLYRRFLNAGVEIFEYQPQILHAKLIIVDDVVYIGSANLDQRSLQINYELMIRFDSPEISEQARAAFANNLNHSQAITLEEWRKTRTLWRRIKQRWAYFLLVRVDPFIARWQWRTLPD
- a CDS encoding protein-disulfide reductase DsbD domain-containing protein, with product MRTLLSLITFVLCLVASHTQAAHTQARLLLSATSAKPGDTVTAGIHLQMDPHWHTYWKNPGASGIATEIKWSLPAGITAGEIEWPAPQKLPPDDLLTYIYEGEVVLVVSLQLSPDLPAGEHSIQANVSWLECKEQCIPGSAQVSGSLKIGEAAIASADSTVLKAWRQRVPSNFAGTVAAHWEEAVSEKIRPVVLEWSATGTGPADFFPFAFEDFEVQGSVENLKAPSGKIRIRKLVKRFEGEWPQQIAGLVVEGAGGSQKAWRASISISDAAPADASATSATPGLWQMLLYAFLGGMILNIMPCVLPVIALKILGFVSESQSHPGHVRKLGLIYGLGVLCSFLVLAAIVIGFNAAGKQAGWGMQFGSGPFVVGLTILVTLVALSLFGVFEINLGSRVMGSAGTLASKQGSAGAFFNGVLATILATPCTAPFLGLALGFAFAQPPAIIVLMFLTIGAGLAFPYVLLAFQPGWLRFLPRPGAWMERFKIGMGFPTLATAVWLFSLTQAHYGNGVLWIAMFLVIVSMAAWIYGEFVQRGRQHRGLAAGVALGVLALGYAFTLESQLQWRQPAAAGNRTIEQKSGGLAWEPWSPEAVAEAQAAGRPVLVDFTADWCLTCQANKKFAIEVPSVEAKLREINGLALMGDYTLFPPAIREELRRYNRAGVPLVLVYPGTSGAQPEVLPEALTPGRVLKALESAHAKKS
- a CDS encoding redoxin domain-containing protein — its product is MRRAIALLAFVGLSTAAFAGAEIGKPAPEFEAKDINGKTHKLSDYKGKIVVLESYNLDCPFCANHFKTGAMQELQKDVTSKGGVWLVVNSVNPKNGSYRAPEKARAEWEKQKMNATAWLDDSSGTIGKAYNMQTTPHMYVIDASGTLVYNGAIDDKRATNHDPRAAKNYVKEVFGKLQAGEKVEPFETKPYGCNVKY
- a CDS encoding zinc ribbon domain-containing protein — encoded protein: MPIYEFHCEKCDRDSEILVRSNDWEGTACPHCGSTRLAKKFSIFASSAGGSQAASPAPRKGGGGGCGRCCGGGPHSH
- a CDS encoding YXWGXW repeat-containing protein; the encoded protein is MRKRLVSPLLSVVIGSVLTAGCINSHRDPDRVVIVPGQRIVVTEEPPPTRMEVMSTAPGSEHVWIAGHWMRANQRWVWVPGHWEMRPKVGATWTPGRWDKDPDGKGWVWVPGHWD
- a CDS encoding prepilin-type N-terminal cleavage/methylation domain-containing protein; the encoded protein is MKNTIHPPSFPRHKSGFTLIELLVVIAIIAILAALLLPALAKTKEKARRIKCMNNMKQLGVTMFMYASESRDKLPQEPTATADARPPGFGDWAHDVTRRYIDLFLANGSTRQLFYCAGLMNSVNEIDAFKPLPGQSWSWWDFTPDRRIIGMSLYTKRYAADQRTGENGFRFIGATTETNRPSDTVILSDDLLSLNNTRPYNFVVPSENVPPQYGGAYRPPHRDGSTPAGVNSLFLDSHVSWRKLQDLKVGYRAGSSRQPYHFF
- a CDS encoding PEP-CTERM sorting domain-containing protein (PEP-CTERM proteins occur, often in large numbers, in the proteomes of bacteria that also encode an exosortase, a predicted intramembrane cysteine proteinase. The presence of a PEP-CTERM domain at a protein's C-terminus predicts cleavage within the sorting domain, followed by covalent anchoring to some some component of the (usually Gram-negative) cell surface. Many PEP-CTERM proteins exhibit an unusual sequence composition that includes large numbers of potential glycosylation sites. Expression of one such protein has been shown restore the ability of a bacterium to form floc, a type of biofilm.) translates to MNLIFLIAVAALAGSVLPASAATLYSEDFQSFATGTVNPADWWSFHGPGSVTASLTVQSSGIGGSQALEMNVDASGAFGTDWYFYAGVGRSDIVPAGSLAAFAPGDITLSLDIALFGATVAPDLGLFVTQFSGDKVWETRFNPVLPADGSFTHLDLNLGQGTLTGAWVWDPTLAISINSVSFNSTGFPLAAGNRVILDNVVISVIPEPTAIALLTVAAVFATRRRSR
- a CDS encoding acylphosphatase, with product MKRSRMQIFYSGHVQGVGFRYTVKTVAAGFEVVGSVRNLADGRVELVAEGLREELDAFREAIPDAGLARFIRNEDVSWGEAAGGFRGFEILR
- a CDS encoding metallophosphoesterase family protein gives rise to the protein MKFAIIADIHANLEAFQAVLEDIKTQKCTHYACLGDVIGYNADPKECLDIVRSMNIPCVKGNHDEYCSTDGALDGFNPAAAEAVNWTRQQLTEEDRQWLRDLKYVRMVTNFSIVHATLDGPQRWGYVFDKLAAAASFTYQNTSVCFFGHTHVPVAFMRDSVVRGGTYSKFKIEPGKKYFVNVGAVGQPRDNNPKAAYVVYDVDEGTIELRRLDYDIAAAQRKILAAGLPERLAERLAYGR
- the waaF gene encoding lipopolysaccharide heptosyltransferase II codes for the protein MKILILKPSSLGDVIQALPVLRLLKLHWPKSEIYWWIDSSLAPLLESDPDLKGVVRFHRRRWGSPIRWPEMLRSILWLREQRFDYVIDLQCLARSGAFAWLSRGESLIGLDEVREGARGFYDFAAQRPSYFTHAVDWYLETLRKIGVPVHFNFEWLPIRAQVLQSLQERWQTDQFRWIVLQPGARWRNKRWPAENFAEVTRQLASANPELRFAVLGGSDDAEMGRQIALAAPDRCLDLTGKLSLPEMIEWIRACELMISNDTGPMHVAAALGKPVIGIFGPTEPRRTGPYGQLDRALQTELHCVPCMKPFCVNPVQLECLHRITPAAVLAQARPLLESR